The following proteins are co-located in the Gammaproteobacteria bacterium genome:
- a CDS encoding formate dehydrogenase subunit alpha — MSRSETVLVYEPYRRPADLGAPPSESASMVQLTIDGKPITVPEGTMVIRAAALAGVNIPKLCASDMLEPFGSCRLCLVEIEGAKGLPASCTTEVADGMEVTTQNPRLAEVRRNVMELYISDHPLDCLTCPTNGDCELQDMAGAVGLRDVRYGYAGENHLDMEKDESNPYFTFDPSKCIVCSRCVRACDEVQGTFALTIDGRGFESKVAASQDQPFLDSECVSCGACVQACPTATLTETSLIELGQPEHSVVTTCAYCGVGCSFRAEMKGEEVVKMIPNKDGHANHGHSCVKGRFAFGYATHKDRITAPLIRESVSDPWREVSWEEAIGFAAGRLSKIREKYGSNSIGGITSSRCTNEETYLVQKMVRAGFGNNNVDTCARVCHSPTGYGLKSTLGESAGTQAFDSVLKADVIMIIGANPTVGHPVFASQMKRRLREGARMIVIDPLRIELVRSAHVEADCHLQLRPGTNVAIINALAHAVLSEGLEDNPYIEDRCEADAYEDWRRFILEERNSPEAMEEVTGVPAEDVRAAARLYAAGPNSAIYYGLGVSEHAQGSTMVMGIANLAMATGNLGREGVGVSPLRGQNNVQGACDMGSFPHELPGYRHISDAETRGLFEREWGVELLPTPGFRIPNMFDAAIAGDFKGLYVQGEDMAQSDPDITHVSDALSSLECLIVQDLFLTETAKFAHVFLPGSSFLEKNGTYTNAERRISPVRKVMKPLAGYEDWEVTQLLANAMGCPMNYGHPSEIMDEIARLTPTFSGVSYDKLDRLGSIQWPCNEEAERGTPTMHVDTFVRGKGLFRLTPYVATQERSTSRYPLLLTTGRVLSQYNVGAQTRRTRNVQWHGEDILEIHPHDAEQRGIEQGDWVGLKSRAGDTVLRADITERVQPGVVYTTFHHPESGANVVTTDNSDWATNCPEYKVTAVQAYKVTRLSDWQRQFGEFTEEQLEHLRKARTPVSA, encoded by the coding sequence ATGAGTCGGTCTGAGACGGTACTGGTCTACGAGCCCTACCGGCGCCCTGCAGACCTGGGCGCACCGCCCAGCGAGTCCGCGTCGATGGTGCAACTCACCATCGACGGCAAGCCGATAACGGTTCCCGAGGGCACCATGGTCATCCGCGCGGCCGCGCTTGCGGGCGTCAACATTCCCAAGCTCTGCGCCAGCGACATGCTCGAGCCTTTCGGCTCCTGCCGGCTGTGCCTTGTGGAAATCGAGGGCGCCAAGGGTCTTCCGGCATCGTGCACCACCGAAGTGGCCGACGGCATGGAGGTGACCACGCAGAACCCGCGGCTGGCGGAAGTGCGCCGCAACGTCATGGAACTCTACATTTCCGATCATCCGCTGGACTGCCTGACGTGCCCGACCAACGGCGACTGCGAACTGCAGGACATGGCCGGCGCCGTCGGTCTGCGGGACGTGCGTTACGGATACGCGGGCGAGAACCATCTGGACATGGAGAAGGACGAGAGCAACCCCTACTTCACCTTCGATCCCAGCAAGTGCATCGTATGTTCGCGCTGCGTGCGCGCCTGCGACGAGGTCCAGGGCACCTTCGCGCTCACGATAGACGGCCGCGGATTCGAATCCAAGGTGGCGGCGAGCCAGGACCAGCCGTTCCTCGATTCCGAGTGCGTGTCCTGCGGCGCCTGCGTGCAGGCCTGCCCCACCGCGACGCTCACGGAGACTTCGCTGATCGAACTGGGCCAACCCGAGCATTCCGTGGTCACCACCTGCGCCTACTGCGGGGTGGGCTGTTCCTTCCGCGCCGAGATGAAAGGCGAGGAAGTGGTCAAGATGATTCCCAACAAGGACGGCCATGCGAACCACGGGCATTCCTGCGTCAAGGGACGGTTCGCGTTCGGCTACGCCACCCACAAGGACCGCATCACCGCGCCGCTGATCCGCGAGTCCGTCAGCGACCCATGGCGGGAAGTCTCCTGGGAGGAAGCCATCGGTTTCGCGGCCGGCAGGCTCAGCAAGATCCGGGAGAAATACGGCTCCAACTCCATCGGCGGCATCACGTCGTCCCGCTGCACCAACGAGGAGACCTACCTCGTGCAGAAGATGGTCCGCGCCGGATTCGGCAACAACAACGTGGATACCTGCGCGCGGGTGTGCCACTCCCCTACCGGATACGGACTGAAATCCACTCTGGGCGAATCGGCGGGGACACAGGCATTCGACTCGGTCCTGAAGGCCGACGTAATCATGATTATCGGCGCCAACCCTACCGTCGGGCACCCCGTTTTCGCTTCGCAAATGAAGCGCCGGTTGCGGGAAGGGGCCAGGATGATCGTCATCGATCCCCTCCGGATAGAGCTGGTGCGCTCCGCCCATGTCGAGGCGGACTGTCATCTGCAACTTCGCCCGGGCACCAACGTGGCCATCATCAATGCGCTGGCCCACGCGGTCCTCTCCGAGGGGTTGGAGGACAACCCGTATATCGAGGACCGCTGCGAGGCGGACGCCTACGAGGACTGGCGCCGATTCATACTCGAAGAGCGCAATTCCCCGGAGGCCATGGAAGAGGTCACCGGCGTGCCCGCGGAGGACGTTCGGGCCGCGGCGCGGCTCTACGCTGCCGGACCCAACAGCGCCATCTACTACGGGCTGGGCGTTTCCGAACACGCCCAGGGTTCCACCATGGTCATGGGGATCGCCAACCTTGCCATGGCGACCGGCAATCTGGGCCGCGAGGGGGTCGGCGTCAGTCCGCTGCGGGGCCAGAACAACGTGCAGGGCGCCTGCGACATGGGTTCCTTTCCCCACGAATTGCCGGGTTACCGGCATATCTCGGACGCCGAGACCCGCGGGCTCTTCGAGCGGGAATGGGGAGTGGAACTGTTGCCGACACCGGGTTTCCGGATTCCGAACATGTTCGATGCGGCGATAGCCGGAGATTTCAAGGGTCTCTATGTGCAGGGCGAGGACATGGCGCAGTCCGATCCCGATATCACCCATGTCTCCGACGCGCTGTCGTCGCTGGAATGCCTGATCGTGCAGGACCTGTTCCTCACCGAGACTGCGAAATTCGCCCACGTGTTTCTGCCCGGTTCATCATTCCTCGAGAAGAACGGCACCTACACAAACGCGGAACGACGGATTTCGCCGGTACGCAAGGTGATGAAGCCGCTGGCCGGCTACGAGGACTGGGAAGTGACCCAGTTGCTGGCCAACGCCATGGGTTGCCCGATGAACTACGGCCATCCCAGCGAGATCATGGACGAGATCGCGAGGCTCACGCCCACTTTCAGCGGCGTCAGCTACGACAAGCTCGATCGCCTCGGTTCCATTCAGTGGCCGTGCAACGAGGAGGCCGAGCGCGGCACGCCGACCATGCACGTGGACACCTTCGTGCGCGGCAAGGGACTGTTCCGTTTGACGCCCTATGTGGCCACGCAGGAACGCTCCACTTCCCGTTACCCGCTGTTGCTGACCACCGGACGTGTACTGAGCCAGTACAACGTCGGCGCGCAGACACGGCGCACCAGGAACGTGCAGTGGCACGGGGAGGACATCCTCGAGATTCACCCCCACGATGCCGAACAACGCGGTATTGAGCAGGGCGACTGGGTGGGACTGAAGAGCCGGGCCGGCGATACCGTTTTGCGTGCGGACATCACCGAGCGGGTTCAACCCGGAGTGGTTTATACGACCTTCCATCATCCGGAATCGGGCGCCAACGTCGTGACCACGGACAACTCCGACTGGGCGACCAACTGTCCGGAGTACAAGGTCACGGCCGTGCAGGCTTACAAGGTGACCCGGCTTTCGGATTGGCAGCGGCAGTTCGGGGAATTCACCGAAGAGCAGTTGGAGCACCTGCGCAAGGCGAGGACCCCCGTGTCCGCCTGA